Within Kineothrix sp. MB12-C1, the genomic segment TTGCGGGGTATTTTTAGATAATCTGCATCCACATTGTCCCATGGGATTGCGGTACAGGATAAATCATAAATAAGGTTGAGTAGAATCAGGTGAATACTCATCATGGGCATAAATGGCAGGAATATGCTGGCAATGAGTATGCTGAATATATTGCCGAAGTTGGAACTGGCGGTCATTTTAATATACTTAATCATATTGGCGTAGGTTTTACGTCCGTTAATAATACCTTTTTCTAATACCATCAGATCTTTTTCTAATAAAACGATATCAGCACTTTCTTTAGCAATATCAACGGCTGTATCTACGCTGATACCTACATCAGATGCTTTCATTGCAGCCGCATCATTGATACCGTCACCCATGTAACCAACACTGTGACCATTTTCCCGAAGAGAAGTAATTACACGAGCTTTTTGTTGCGGGGACAGCTTAGCGAATACATTGATTGTTTCGGCTTCTTCACGCAATCTAGTATCGCTCATATTATCCAAGTCTGAACCGAGCAAAATGCGGTCAACAGGGATACCTACTTGGCGGCAGATACACTTGGTTACTTTTTCATTATCACCGGTGAGAATTTTCACTTCCACACCGTGTTCATTGAGCGCCTGAATTGCAGCGGAGGCTGTTTTTTTCGGCGGATCAAGGAAGGCGAGATAGCCTATCAGAACCATATCGGATTCATCCGCTACACTAAAGGTGCCTACAGGAGAGGGATTGGACTTTTTGGCTACGGCGATAACGCGCATTCCATCTTCGTTCAAAGCATCCACTTTTTGTAGAATATATTTCTTAATACTATCGGTTAATGGATGGATAGTTCTATTATCTTCGATATAGGAGCAAATAGATAATATTTCTTCAACGGCTCCTTTGGTAATCATGAGTAGTTCGCCGTTTTGAACGACAACGCTCATACGGCGGCGCTCGAAGTCAAAAGGGATTTCATCCACCTTGATAAACTTATCAGTAAGGCCTTTTAATTCCTCAACCGTTTCCTGTTCTGCCTGTGCCCGTTCGATAATGGCAATGTCCATAAGATTCTTCAACCCCGTCTGATAATAGCTGTTGAGGAATGCATAACGAAGTACACGCTTATCCTCCCTGGCATGGATATCGAGATGGTATTGTAATACGACTTTATCCATAGTCAGTGTTCCGGTTTTGTCGGTACACAGGATATCCATAGAACCAAGGTTTTGGATGGAGTTTAAGTTCTTAATTATAGTCTTTTCCTTCGACATGGCAACAGCGCCTTTAGCAAGGCAGGTGGTAATAATCATAGGCAGCATTTCTGGGGTCAGTCCTACAGCGATGGAAATAGCGAATAGAACAGCTTCCATCCAATTGCCCTTCGTGAAACCATTAATGAATAGAACGATTGGAACCATCACCAGCATGAATCGGATGAGAAGCCACGAAATGGAGTTCACTCCTTTCTCGAATCCGGTCTGTATCGGTTTTTCGCTCACATTTTTTGTCATATCTCCGAATAAAGTATCATCACCTGTAGCAACGATAACGCCTTTGGCAGTACCGCTGATAACGTTACTTCCCATGAAGGCAAGGTTAGGGGATTCGGTTATTGTGTCATAGTTTTCGGTATATGCATCGTAAGTTTTCTCTATGGCGGTGCTTTCACCGGTTAAGGCTGATTGGCTGATGAATAAGTCTTTGGCATAAAGAATACGCATATCGGCAGGAATGATATCACCCGCAGCAAGATGCACGATATCGCCCACCACAATATCCTCGAGAGGAATTTCGGCGGTGCCGGTTTCCGGGCGTTCTACGTTAGTTGTAGTTTTTATCATTTTCAGTAGCTTTTCAGTGGCATTACCACTTTTGGTTTCCTGTATGAAGCGTAGAAAGCCTGAACTTATTACCATCGTCATAATGATAATAACTGTTGTAGGTGTTTCGGCCCCGGATTCAGCTAAGATGATATCAGTGAAAAGTGATACCAGAGCCAGTATGAATAGGATAGCGGTAAACGGATTGATAAAAGCTTCTCCAAGTCTTCGAATAAGAGATGCCTTTTTTCCATGGCTAATATTGTTATCACCATATTTGATACGAGATTCCTCTACAAGGGTTTGGTTTAATCCGTTCATCGTAGTTCCCAGCTTTTGAAGTAAAGCATCGCTGTCTTTCGTGACTGCAAGATGTAATCTATGATTGATTTCATTACGATATGCGGTATCGACAGTCGTCTTACGGTTTGTTACTTTATTGTTTTTCATTTTCTGCATTGGTTTGTACCTCCATTTTGATATTTTTAATTACTTAGAAGTACAGCCCATGTCATAACGGGGTATTATATTGCCTTCATAAGACAGAATGGGACCGACGGCCATTCTGCTTCTTTATTTGGTGCCACCCGTTAGGATCAGGGCTGCATTTACCTTCAGGTTCCATTCTGTCCTCACCTCCTTTATTAGGAAAATTTTACTTATGCTCTGTACGCGTAGTTGCGCATCCACTTTTATGTAATAGGAGCACTTTCCTATTACATAAAAAAAGCCACCGTATGGAAAGAACAATCCAAACGATGGCATAAAAATGCATACAATGACTTTATATCAACAGTTTATACGCATGTTGCGGTGGGAATGAATGCATAGCAACAGCACACCTGATGATATAGGCGCATTTTTACAATATCCATCATTTGATCGATATTTTTGACTATGACTACTATCCATTTCCTCACCTCCCTATAGAATAAAAAAAAGCCAACGCATAAACGATGGCAAAGAATAAAGTTCCAAATATATAGGAAACAGTTCTATACGTCATCGTTCAAGCTTTAACTTCGCAGGGCAATGTTATTGCACTATTCTATGCCTTAAGTTCGACATAGACTGTTGGCCTTCTCATGGTGTCTCCACCACTTCGCGGCAGCAATCCGTATCCCTGCGGTAGCCTCACCTACCGAAACGGTTATGTATTAAGCATATACATATATTTTCTGATTGTCAAGTGTGCAGCATTTTTGTATGTATATTTCAGAACAGTGCCGTTTACTGCAATTTTCATTTTAGCGAACTGTGCATCCTGCACGGAGTGCTTTTATTCTATAGGAGCAATACTTTTATATTTTAATGTAGCAAGGTCTTTCCTAATAAAACGAGACAGTGACTGAAGCCTAAGCACTCAGTCACTGTCTCTTCCCCTTTTACAAGAATTATTATATCTCGACACAATATTGCTGTAAAGTGTAAGGCATCGCGTGAAATTATTAAAAATTATGATTTTATCCCGATCCGGTTTCATTTTTCTTATTGCAATGCTATAATCAATGATATTCTTGATAGTTTTATTTATAAGGAAGAGGTATGGGAACTTAGATGACCAAACAAAAGACAAAGCAAATATTAGAAGTATTGGATAAAGAATATGGAGTAACCAAAGACGGGTTTTTTCATGAGAAGGATTGGCAGCTTCTGATTGCAATTATGCTTAGCGCACAAAGTACGGATAAGCAGGTAGAGGAAACGCTTCCGGAGTTGTGGAGAACATTTCCGGGAATAGAGGCGATAGCTGAGGCACCGTTAGAAATGATTGAGCAGTCAATCAAAAGTGTCGGACTTTATAAAGTAAAGGCGAAAAATATGCAGAAGTGTTGTCGTCAGTTGATAGAGCAGCATGGGGGCAAGGTACCTGTAACGATAGAAGAATTGACTCATTTAGCAGGAGTGGGGAGGAAGACTGCCACTCTGTTTCTGGCAGATTTCTATGAGATACCGGGAGTGACGGTGGATACACATGTATTTCGCATTGCGAAACGTCTGGGATGGGCGGTAGGAAAGAATCCGCTGGAAGTGGAGAAGGAGTTGATGAAAGCTCTGCCCAAGGAGCATTGGAATCGTATTAACTTCCAGCTAATCTACCTCGGAAGAAGTATATGTACGGCGCGAAAAAGCCATTGTGAAGATTGTATCTTGGAGCAATGGTGTGAGATGCATATAGAATCTCCAAGCAAGAGGAAATAGGTATTAAGTATGTTACTGTTCAGACCGCGTCGTGTACCCTTTTTCACGGCATCGGACTCATAAGTATTGCTCAGTTGACATAAATTGTTATTTTGAATATAATGATATCATTGATGTTGGGGTCAAAAGGTATTTTGTCCCCATGATATAGATAGAAAGCGGAGGGGTTTATTTATGAAATGTCCTTTTTGTGGTCATGAAAATACGCGGGTTATCGACTCAAGACCGGCGGAAGATAATAATTCCATAAGACGCCGTCGTGTATGCGATGAGTGTGGCAAGCGTTTTACCACTTATGAGAAGATTGAGACGATTCCGCTTATTATTATTAAGAAAGATAACAACAGAGAGACCTATGATCGTTCTAAGATAGAAGCTGGTGTGCTTCGGGCATGTCATAAGCGTCCTGTTAGTGCGAATGAAATCAACCAATTGGTAGATGGAGTCGAGACGGATATTTTCAATATGGAAGAGAAGGAAATTCCCAGCCAGGTTGTCGGAGAGCTGGTTATGAATAAGCTGAAAAATCTGGATGCAGTTGCTTATGTGAGATTTGCCTCGGTGTACAGAGAATTTAAGGATATTAATACTTTTATGGATGAACTGAAAAAGGTTCTTGATAAATAACAGTGGTTTTGATGATGAGATGAAAATTATCTGCATTGGAATGATATTCTGATGCAGATATTTTTTATTCTATAGGAAAAGTCTTGTTACATTAAAGTATAAAAGTGTTAATCCTATAGAATAAAAGCACTCTGTGCAGGATGCGCAGCTACGCGCGCGGAACAAAAGCTGTGCGGCCAAAGCTTTCAGCTGCGGGAGTGGGTAAGCACACTTTTGTTCTTTTATAGGATTGTACGATATTTAATACTTGCATTTTGAAAAAAAATTTTATACAATAAAACGACAATTAAATATAGACGAAGAAAAGGAAGGAACCGAAACACATGAAAAGTAAAGGAATAACAAAGTTTTTTTCAGTGTTTATGTTAACAACACTGACTATTGCACTGAGCGGATGTTCAGGTGATAAGGCAGGCGAGAATTCTTCTAAGATTACGATTGGAATACTTCAGGACATTGAGGATAGTCTTGACCCCCATAAGGCAGTGGCGGCAGGAACTAAAGAGGTATTTTTCAATATGTTTGAAGGTCTGGTGAAACCAGATGAGAACGGTAATATTATTCCCGCTGTAGCTAGTGATTATCACCCCTCGGATGATGGTAAAGTGTACACATTTACTCTGAGAAAAGGAATTAAATTTCACGATGGAAGCCCGGTTACGGTGGAGGATATTAAGTATTCGATTGATAAATGCGCCGATACCAGTAACGGAGAACCACTGATAGCGGCGTTTTCTAATATAGAGAGCGTGAACATTCTGGATGAAGAAACGGTAGAAATCGTATTGAAGGAAGCTGATACAGAGTTTGCGGTATTTTTGGCAAATGTGACGGCAGCAATTATTCCGGCATCCAATGAAAGTCCCGATACGAATCCAATAGGAACGGGGCCATACAAATACGTTTCCAGATCTCCTCAAGAGAACTTTATTATGGAACAATATGATGAGTATTGGGGTGAAGGTGCACATATTAAGAATGTAATTTTAAAAGTACGTTCTAGTGCGGATTCTTATGTTATGGATTTGGAGGGGGGATCTGTAGATATGATTGCCCGCATAACAGCGACGCAGGCGGCAGAACTGTCGGATGAGTTCAATGTATTAGAAGGAACGATGAACCTGGTACAAGCTCTGTATTTGAATAATGCAGCGGAACCTTTTCAAGATGTGAGGGTAAGACAGGCTCTTTGTTATGCTGTTGATCCGCAGGAAATTATGGACTTTGTATCGGATGGAAAAGGAACAGAAATCGGAAGCAGTATGTTTCCGACTTTTGAGAAGTATTATGTGGAAGAATTGAAGGATACTTATTCTAAAGATGTTGAAAAGGCGAAAGCACTTCTTGCCGAAGCAGGATATCCGGATGGTTTTTCCTTTACGATTACAGTACCATCCAATTATCAGCAGCATGTGGACACAGCCCAGGTTCTTGTGGAAGAATTCAAGGCGATTGGAGTCAATGCAGAGATTCAGTTAATCGAGTGGGATAGCTGGTTAAGCGATGTATATGCAGGAAGAAATTACGAATCAACAGTGATAGGTGTAGATGCCTCCAGCTTAACGGCACGAGCGCTATTAGAGCGTTTCGACTCCTCTGCGTCCAATAACTTTATCAACTTCGGCAATGCGGAATATGATGCTGCTTTGCAGGCAGCGATGGACAGCGTTGATGATGAGGAAAAGACACAGTATTATAAAGAGTGCCAACGTATACTGGCGCAAGAGGCGGCGAATGTTTATATTCAGGATTTGCCGGAGTTTGTAGCCATTAATAAGAAGTTCGCAGGCTACACCTTCTATCCGCTTTATGTGCAGGATTTCTCTAAGCTATATATTGTGGAAGATAAGTAATGTTACTGCTCACAGATGATATTCCGCCAGGTGTTCCCGGCACGATGCGCCGGGAATCCCGAGTTTGAAGGATAGGAGGAAGAAAGGAATGAAATATATCGGGAAAAAGCTCATTATGATGGCAGCTACCTTGATTGCCGTTTCCTTTTTTGTTTTCCTATCCTTTTTTATTATGTCGGGTGACCCGGTTACTTCCATGCTTGGAACGGAAGCCACCCCTGAAAAGGTGGAGGCGCTTCGGGAAGAGTTGGGATTAAATGCTCCGTTTTTTACCCAATATTTCAGATGGGCGACTTCATTCTTAAAAGGAGATATGGGAATTTCCTATAGTTATCATATACCTGTGACTGCCATGGTTGCAGATAAGATACCGGTCACACTCGCTTTGAGCGGATTGGCATTTCTTATGATGTTATTGCTTGCAGTACCGCTTGGGATATACACGGCGAAGCATGAAGGCGGTTTGGCAGATAGGGTTATTTATATATTGAACCAAGTGATGATGGCGATTCCTCCTTTTTTTGCCGGAATCCTTATTACTTTTTTATTTGGACGAGTTTTCAGATGGTTTACCCCGGGCGGTTATGTGTCCTATAAGGATGACTTTGGACAATTTATCGGCTATATGTTCTTCCCCGCACTTGCGATTGCCCTGCCGAAGATGGCGATGGCAGTTAAGCTTCTTAGAAGCTCTGTAATCGGAGAAGTGAAAAAGGATTATGTAAGAACAGCTTTCAGCAGGGGAAACAGGAGTAATCAAGTATTCTATAGCCATATTTTAAAAAATGCAGTTATTCCGGTTATTACATTTTTAGGGATGGCGCTTGCGGATATGGTGGCAGGAAGTATTATTATCGAGCAGGTATTCAGTATTCCCGGCTTAGGAAGGATTCTGCTGACGTCTATTTCCAATCGGGATTATCCGGTGGTGGAAGCGATTATTATCTGTATTGCATTTATTGTAGTTGTCATCAATCTACTGGTAGATATTGTTTATCGATTGATAGATCCGAGAATATCTGCGGAGGAATAAGAGTAACAGTTCAATCATCAACACCGCGAAGCAGAAGGCTGAGCGGTAACGGATAGGATAAAGGTTCGAAACGACAATTATGAGGAGAAAAAAGAAGAATTACAACTTGATAGCCGGAAGTACTCTGACTGGAATGATGCTTTTTTTTATTGTCATCGGCTTTTTTTATACACCTTATGATCCCAACGCTATGGATGCAACGGCAAAGTTTGCAGGGATTTCGTGGAAACATTGGATGGGGGCGGATAATTTCGGAAGAGATGTATTTAGCCGCGTGCTGCAAGGCAGTGCCACTACATTTTTCGTCGCATTATGGACTGTTCTTATCGGTACGGTCTGCGGCGTGCTTTTAGGGACTGTTACAGGATATTATGGGGGTATTTTGGATGATATCCTTATGAGGATCAACGATGCTATTTTCGCTTTTCCCAGCTTATTGCTTGCTCTTGTCTTCATCAGTATTCTGGGACCGGGGAAAAATAATGTGATTGCAGCACTTGGCATTGCGTTTATTCCCAGCTTCGCCCGTATTGTGCGGGGAGAGTTCCTGAAGCACCGGAATATGGATTATGTGAAAAGTGCGAAGCTGCAAGGAGCAGGGGATTTGCGGATTATGTTCGTGCATATCTTGCCTAATGTTATGCCGGTATTGCTTTCGGCCGTTATGATTGGATTTAACAATGCGGTGCTTGCAGAGGCGGGTATGAGTTATCTGGGAATCGGCGTGCAGCCCCCGGAAGCGAGTCTTGGGCGTATGTTGTCGGAGGCTCAGTCCTACTTATTTACAGCGCCTGCATATGCGGTATTTCCCGGGCTTGTGATTATACTTATGGTGCTTGGTTTTAGCTTGCTTGGCGAAGGAATCGGAGAGAAGGAATGACGGAAAGAAGAGCTCCACTACTGGAAGTAAAAGATTTGCATATAGAATTTCACGACCATCTCATTCCCGAGACTGTTGTATATGACTTCAACTTGACCGTAGAGGAAGGGGAGATTGTCGGTATTGTAGGAGAGTCCGGCTCCGGGAAGTCTATGACCGCCCTGGCGATTGCCGGACTTTTAAGCCGCCATGATATGGAGAAGCGAGGGCAAATTTTATATGGAGGCATCGATTTACTTCACTGTCCGCGAGTGCAGCTTCGCAGACTTCAGGGCAATGAGATTGGTATGGTATTTCAAGAGCCTATGACCTCTTTGAATCCTGTAAAGAGAATTGGCTGGCAAGTAGAGGAAAGTCTGCATATTCATACGAAACTTACAAAAGAGGAACGAAGGAAAGCAGCCATAGATATTCTTACACAGGTGGAAATTGCTGAGCCGGAGAAAGTATATCGTATGTATCCTCACGAACTTTCAGGGGGAATGCGGCAAAGAGTAATGCTTGCCTGCGCAGTTATCTGTGAGCCGAGCTTGTTAGTAGCGGATGAACCGACTACGGCTTTGGATGTAACGATACAGGCACAGATCGTAAAGCTGCTCAAAAAGATAAATAAAGAGAAAAAGATGGCAATCTTATTTATTTCGCATGATTTAAGTTTGGTGAGTCAACTGTGTGAAAGAGTAGTGGTAATGCAAGGCGGGTATATTGTGGAGATGGGAAGTGCGGAAGAAATTTTTCATAATCCCAAAGAAGAATATACGAGAAGACTGATAGCGGCAATCCCAAAATGTGAGAAGAAACATAACAGTGATGGTGCTGAACTGTTATGAAGAAACAGGAGTAAAGAAGATGCAGACTGAAAATATTCTTGCCGTTAGCGATGTAAACGTATCTTATAAAAAGAAGGCAGAGGTACTAAAAAATATTTCCTTTGAAATGAAACGGGGAGAGATTCTGGGTCTCGTAGGCGAGAGCGGTTGCGGGAAATCCACATTAGCCAAAGCAATTCTTAATATTTTAAAGCCTGAGAGTGGGGAAATTGTATATCACTCTGTTTATCCCGAACGGATATTCCGTCCTCAGATGGTATTTCAGGACCCTTATAGTTCCTTGAATCCGGCTAAAAAGGTTGGATGGATACTAGAGGAGCCTCTGCGGCTAAAAGGTGGGATTCCTAAGGAGAAACGCCGGCAAATGGTATACGAAATGTTGAGAAAAACAGGACTTGATGAAAGTTTTGCTGAGCGTTATCCGAGTCAGTTATCCGGAGGGCAGAGACAACGAATTGCTATTGCGGGAGCGCTTATGCTAGAGCCGGAACTTCTGATTGCGGACGAGCCCGTATCGGCACTTGATGTGACCATACAGGCACAGGTGGTAGAACTCTTAATGAAGCTTCACCGAGATATGAATCTATCTGTACTTTTTATTTCTCATGATTTACGCATTGTTTATCAGATATGTGATCGTGTAATTATTATGAACCACGGAGAAATTGTGGAGAGTGGAACCGTGGACGAAGTATACTTCTCACCACAGCACGAATATACGAAAACACTGCTATATGCGGCGGGAATTCGACAAGAATCTTAGATTTTACTTAATTTGCTATTGAAAAAATGTAAAAATAATAGTAAAATAGTACTACGAAGACTAAAGGAAATTAGTATTATGTACGATAATTATAGTAAGAATATATGCGGAAACATGATACATCAGATAGTAACTGTTCGCAGGTCTACGCATTTGCTGCGCTCACCGTAAGAACGCATATAACTGCGGGGGGTACTGAACAGTTGCATAAGATATAGAAAAGGAAAGGTGGTGAGAGTTGTGAGGATGACAGAAATTGTCGGAATGCCAAGATCCTATGATGTAGGAACGATGCAGCCGAAGAAAGTTATAGAAGATATTAGCGTACAGCCCGATAATAAAACTCCTGATTCCCCCGACTACTCTCCGAATGAACTTACACTTGATAAGTCCAGGGATTTAAGACGTACGATTACTGATTTCGATAACATATCGCTTACCTTTAATAAAGAAGAAACCTTTGATTATATAGGAAGTGAAAGCAGTTTGGCTAATTTGGATATGCAGAAGGCGATATCGGATATGCGCAGAGATAAGATATTTGAAGAATACCAATATTTCGTGGGCAGTAAGCCCGATTTAGAAATTGGCGGCGAAGTGGACGGAACGGTTGTTTTGAAAAAGTAAAGATATTGGCTACCATGTTGATTTTATTCAGCATGGTAGCCTTTTTTCTTTAATAGAAAAGTGCTTCTATTAAAGAACCGATTAATGCGCAGCTACGCGCGCGGAACAAAAGCTGTGCTGTAAAATGTTTAAACCGCGAGAGTGGGCGCAGCACACTTTTGTTCTTGATTCGGGCGGATTCCTTTGTTAAGATAGAAGAGACAATAAAGGGTTACCATGAAGCTGACAGGCTGAAGCAGTAATCGATAAAAAAAGAAAGGGTAACTATTCAGCAGGTCTGCGCATTTACTGCGCTGACCGTAAGAATACTTGGGAAAGCAAGTGAAAAACCCATCACCAAAGGTGATTTAATGGATTTTCACAAAGCAATCTTTGCTTTTGTAAATGTGAGGGTACTGAACAGTTACGAGGACGGAACAAATATGTTAAAGAGATTCTACCCTGATGAGTATGTGGCGTCTGCCTATGAGATTGATTTTAAGAAACTATACGATAACGGCTGTCGGGGAATTATCTTTGATATTGATAATACGCTCGTACCTCACGGGGCTCCTGCAGATGAAAAAAGCAAGGAGTTCATTGCGTATCTGAGAGCAATTGGTTATCGTGTGATGCTTTTATCCAATAATAAGGAACCCAGAGTAAAATCATTTAATGATGTAGTGGGTGCAGAATATATTTATAAGGCGGGCAAGCCGTCCGTGGGTAATTACAAAAAAGCGATGGAGCGGATGAATACGAAGAAAGAGAATACACTTTTTGTAGGAGATCAGATTTTCACGGATATCTGGGGGGCAAATAGAGTGGGACTAAGAACTTATCTGGTAAAGCCGATTCATCCGAAAGAGGAGATACAAATTGTTTTAAAACGTTATTTGGAGAAGATTGTTTTATTTTTCTATAACAGATATAGGAAGTAAGGAGAAAGTAACGGCGATGAGACAAATAGATGGATATACAAAGACTTGCGGATTGATCGGTAATCCGGTGGAACATACGATGTCACCCGTGATTCATAATACCTTAGCGCAGAGGGAAGGGAGGAATCTGGTATATGTCCCTTTGCGTGTGGAAAAAGGAGGTTTAAAGGCCGCGGTGGAAGGAGCCTATGCACTTAATATGTTCGGATTGAATGTGACGGTGCCTTATAAGAGTGAGGTAATTGATTCTCTTACCGGCATAGATGAGATGGCACAGAAGATTGGTGCAGTGAATACTTTGGTGCGGACGGAGACAGGATTCCGGGGTTATAATACTGATATGATGGGGCTTTACCGGGCCATGTGCAGTGAAAATATTGTGATAGAAGGAGAAGATATCATAATTCTCGGAGCAGGTGGGGCTGCTCGGGCTGTGGCATATATGTGTGCCATAAAGGGAGCAGGAAGTGTTTACTTATTGAACCGTACACTTCATAAGGCAGAGCTTGTGGCCTCGGAAGTGAATCAGGTGCTTGGAGTCGATATTATAAAGCCCATGAAAATAGCAGATTATGATAAACTGCCAGGTGAAAAGAAGTATCTTGCTATTCAGGCGACCAGTGTGGGGTTGTATCCTGATGTGGAAGATGCAGTAATTACGGATAAGGATTTTTATGAAAAAATACATACCGGCTTTGATTTGATTTATAAGCCGGCCAATACAAAGTTCATGATGCTTGTAAAAGAAGCTGGCGGACAGGCTTTTCATGGACTGAAAATGTTGTTGTATCAGGGTGTAATTGCATATGAACTGTGGAATAATATTACGGTGGAAGAAGAGGATGCATTGTTAGTGTACGGGAAGATGAAAGAGGCAATGGGAATTGAAGAATGAGAAATAATATAATTTTAATTGGTTTTATGGGTTGTGG encodes:
- the aroE gene encoding shikimate dehydrogenase, yielding MRQIDGYTKTCGLIGNPVEHTMSPVIHNTLAQREGRNLVYVPLRVEKGGLKAAVEGAYALNMFGLNVTVPYKSEVIDSLTGIDEMAQKIGAVNTLVRTETGFRGYNTDMMGLYRAMCSENIVIEGEDIIILGAGGAARAVAYMCAIKGAGSVYLLNRTLHKAELVASEVNQVLGVDIIKPMKIADYDKLPGEKKYLAIQATSVGLYPDVEDAVITDKDFYEKIHTGFDLIYKPANTKFMMLVKEAGGQAFHGLKMLLYQGVIAYELWNNITVEEEDALLVYGKMKEAMGIEE